The window CCGCCCCTCGGCGGCGGCCGCCAGGACGTCAGAGATCCGGAAGCTGCCGGCGTCGGCGCCCAGCAGGAAGATGCCGAACAGGAACGGCACGTCACCGAGCTTGGTGACCAGGAAGGCCTTCAGCGAGGCCGACCGGGCGTCCGCGGTCTCCCAGTGGTGGCCGATCAGGAAGTACGAGCAGATGCCCATGACCTCCCAGCCGACCAGCAGCACGATCAGGTCGCCCGAGTAGACGACCAGGAACATCGCCGCCGTGAACAGCGAGACCAGCGCCGCGTACGACGGGTAGCGCGGGTCGTCCTTGAGGTAGGCGGTCGAGTACACCTGCACGCAGGTGGCGACCAGGCCGACCAGCACGGAGATCAGCGAGCTGTAGCCGTCCAGGTAGAGGCCGAGCGTGAGGTCCGGCCCGCCGGTCGGGGTGAGCCAGGTGCCGGCCTCCAGCACCTGGCCGGTGCCCAGCTGGAGGGCGACCACCAGGGCGAGCACGGCCGAGACGGCGACCGGCACGATCGCCAGCGGCCGGGCCAGACCGGGCGCGCGCCTGCCGACGGCCAGGGTGGCGGCCGATCCGAGCGCGGGCAGGACGGGGACGAGGACGGGCAGGGCGAGGTTCATGCGGCGGCCTGGCCCTTCGGTGCCCCGGCGCCGGCCGGCGCCTCCTCGGCGGACTCGGCGGGATCACCGAGCGCGGTGGCCCGGTCGATGTCCGCGGTGCCCCGGGCCCGGAAGAGCAGCAGGACGATGGCGAGCCCGAGGCCGATCTCGGCGGCGGCGATGGTGATGGTGAACAGGGTGAGCGCCTGGCCGGCGTGCAGGGAGTCCCGCAGCCAGGCGTCGAAAGCGACGAGGTTGAGGTTGACGGCGTTGAGCATCAGCTCCACGGACATCAGCACCAGGACGACGTTGCGCCGGGCGAGCACGCCGTACACGCCGACGCTGAACAGCAGCGCGGCGAGCACGACGGGGTAGGCGAGATGCATCAGCTCTCCTCCGCCGAGGTCGTCGAGGCGGGAGCCGCGGGCTCGGCCGGGGCCTTCGGCGCGGTGGCGGCGACCGTCCCGTTGGAGCCCACCGGCCGGCCCGCGCGCAGCTTGGCGGCCCGGGGCGGCGGCACCCGCCGACCGGCCCCGCGGGACAGCACGATCGCGCCGACCAGTGCGGCCAGCAGCAGCACCGAGAGCGCCTCGAAGGGCAGCACCCAGGTCCGGAACAGGCTGGTACCCGTCGCCTGCGCCGAACCGCCGCCCCCGCCGAGGTCGATCCACGACGTCCGGAAGGCGTCGACGAGCAGCGTCACCAGCGTCCCGGCCGTGGCCAGCGCCACCACCAGGGCGACCCAGCGGTTGCCCGAGTCGGCGTCCGGCGA of the Kitasatospora sp. NBC_01246 genome contains:
- the nuoK gene encoding NADH-quinone oxidoreductase subunit NuoK, giving the protein MHLAYPVVLAALLFSVGVYGVLARRNVVLVLMSVELMLNAVNLNLVAFDAWLRDSLHAGQALTLFTITIAAAEIGLGLAIVLLLFRARGTADIDRATALGDPAESAEEAPAGAGAPKGQAAA
- a CDS encoding NADH-quinone oxidoreductase subunit J family protein — encoded protein: MSAALLTAAGSLDPAARSFLSPTGVEIVFLLVGVAVLGSAVMAVTTRQLVHAALWLVVALGGLAVEFLLLTAEFIAWVQVLIYLGSVVVLVLFGLMLTRAPIGRSPDADSGNRWVALVVALATAGTLVTLLVDAFRTSWIDLGGGGGSAQATGTSLFRTWVLPFEALSVLLLAALVGAIVLSRGAGRRVPPPRAAKLRAGRPVGSNGTVAATAPKAPAEPAAPASTTSAEES